One stretch of Bacillus sp. (in: firmicutes) DNA includes these proteins:
- a CDS encoding Crp/Fnr family transcriptional regulator produces the protein MHVAFLKSIPFFKDLPDHLIGSLSTKVKTATYKKGDFIFHESDEAKATFFVKNGGIKIKKTNAQGRELIVCIKRPGNIFAEASLFSEPDCCYPGAAQTLMDSEVLYILSSDLEEFIACNPELSIEMIRFMGGQLRSFTTILQDIALLDVYSKTVKTIERLARDFGSKTNCGLKIELPITIQDLANTIGSTRESVSRIVSKLREQGLISIDSKYIIINNWCDFCKMFVETVET, from the coding sequence ATGCATGTAGCGTTTTTAAAAAGCATTCCTTTTTTTAAGGACTTACCTGACCATTTAATAGGCTCTTTAAGTACAAAGGTTAAAACGGCCACATATAAAAAAGGGGATTTTATTTTTCATGAATCAGATGAAGCTAAGGCGACTTTTTTTGTAAAAAATGGTGGCATCAAAATTAAAAAAACTAACGCTCAAGGAAGAGAATTAATTGTTTGCATAAAACGACCAGGAAACATTTTTGCAGAAGCCTCCTTGTTTAGTGAACCAGACTGCTGTTACCCTGGGGCAGCACAAACATTAATGGATAGCGAAGTCCTTTATATATTATCCTCTGATTTGGAGGAATTTATCGCATGTAATCCTGAGCTTTCAATCGAAATGATTCGTTTTATGGGTGGACAACTTCGTTCTTTCACTACCATATTACAAGATATTGCGCTTTTAGACGTTTACAGTAAAACTGTCAAAACAATCGAACGGCTCGCACGTGATTTCGGAAGTAAGACGAACTGCGGTTTAAAAATTGAACTTCCAATAACAATTCAGGACCTAGCTAACACAATAGGCTCTACACGTGAAAGCGTAAGCCGCATCGTTTCAAAGCTGAGAGAACAAGGACTTATTTCGATTGACAGTAAATATATTATTATTAATAATTGGTGTGATTTCTGTAAAATGTTTGTAGAAACTGTAGAAACTTAA
- a CDS encoding cation:dicarboxylase symporter family transporter: MKKKFKFPLAYQILVGLVLGIIVGAVFYGNPAVETYLQPLGTIFLNMIKMIVVPIIVSTLIIGVAGTGDIKQLGKLGGKTLIYFEIVTTLAIIVGILVTNIFKPGVGIDMSSLAKTDIGKYVETTEQVQHGHGFFDIIINIVPTNFVQAMANGNMLSIIFFSVLFGLGVAAVGEKGKPVLAFFEGVADAMFWVTNLIMKFAPFGVFGLIGVTVSKFGLASLVPLGKLMLLVYAAMIFFIIVVLGGIAKLVGINIFHIMKVLKEELILAYSTSSSETVLPKIIDKMEKFGAPRDIVSFVVPTGYSFNLDGSTLYQAIAAIFIAQMYGINLSITEQITLVLVLMVTSKGIAGVPGVSFVVLLATLGTVGIPLEGLAFIAGIDRLLDMARTVVNVMGNSLATVVMAKWEGRFDYLKKEKYIASLKKAA; encoded by the coding sequence ATGAAGAAAAAATTTAAATTTCCTTTAGCTTATCAAATTCTTGTTGGTTTAGTCTTGGGTATTATCGTAGGCGCGGTTTTTTACGGGAATCCTGCGGTCGAAACTTATTTACAACCATTAGGTACCATTTTTCTTAATATGATCAAAATGATTGTTGTGCCAATCATTGTTTCTACGTTAATTATTGGTGTTGCAGGTACTGGAGATATTAAGCAATTAGGTAAGCTTGGTGGGAAAACTCTTATTTATTTTGAAATCGTGACAACGCTTGCAATTATCGTCGGGATATTGGTAACTAATATATTTAAACCTGGTGTAGGCATTGACATGTCCTCACTTGCTAAAACTGATATTGGTAAGTATGTTGAAACTACTGAGCAAGTCCAACATGGCCATGGATTTTTTGACATTATTATTAATATTGTACCAACGAATTTTGTTCAAGCAATGGCAAATGGGAATATGCTTTCGATTATCTTTTTTTCCGTACTATTCGGACTAGGGGTTGCAGCGGTTGGTGAAAAAGGGAAACCAGTGCTAGCCTTTTTTGAAGGTGTAGCAGATGCGATGTTCTGGGTGACGAATCTAATTATGAAGTTTGCTCCATTTGGTGTATTCGGATTAATAGGAGTTACCGTTTCGAAATTCGGATTAGCATCATTAGTTCCACTTGGTAAGCTAATGCTCCTTGTTTATGCAGCGATGATTTTCTTTATCATTGTCGTATTAGGTGGTATTGCAAAGTTAGTAGGTATTAATATTTTCCATATTATGAAGGTATTAAAGGAAGAACTAATTTTGGCTTATTCAACATCCAGCTCTGAAACCGTATTGCCGAAAATAATCGATAAAATGGAGAAGTTTGGTGCTCCAAGGGATATTGTTTCTTTTGTTGTCCCAACAGGCTATTCCTTTAACTTGGATGGGTCTACATTATACCAAGCGATTGCGGCCATTTTTATCGCGCAAATGTATGGCATTAATTTAAGTATTACCGAACAAATTACATTAGTTTTAGTATTAATGGTAACATCGAAAGGTATTGCAGGTGTACCAGGGGTTTCCTTTGTTGTTTTATTAGCAACCTTGGGAACAGTTGGTATTCCGCTTGAAGGTCTAGCCTTTATCGCTGGAATTGATAGACTTCTTGACATGGCTCGTACAGTTGTAAATGTAATGGGAAATTCATTGGCGACAGTTGTCATGGCTAAGTGGGAAGGTCGATTTGACTATTTGAAAAAAGAGAAGTACATTGCATCCTTAAAGAAAGCAGCTTAA
- a CDS encoding ATP-binding protein: MENLFVFWRKLNNENKKVAVLLQLFLIALLATLASEIRLVPFEGETFRFGLGGVAFFLLILIWPPASLIWTGIVTGVTVVGFRLFLDFSLYEIHISTSFINHCSAFLFYLLYALGLHIIKVEKYKTYPFILGAWASLFEFIGNSAEQLLRHLLLHQAFLGFTEWTIIIGVALLRSYFVVGLYASITVSEHKKRMQEIVKVGSELYGETLYLQKSMNHIEKITAESHDLYRKLRKTESHELSVQALLIAQEIHEVKKDSQRILSGLLKIAEQKIETIFFLSDVLNLVVHANENYSELLKKKIIIHRTITIDYETEQQIPLLALLNNLVANAVEAIDLKGEIYIEIKQDSANTSFIIEDSGKGIRKKDLPIIFEAGYTTKFNEEGVAATGIGLSHVQEIVQMLKGNIEIDTMEMGTVFRICIPTEMLRKRVE; this comes from the coding sequence ATGGAAAATCTATTTGTTTTTTGGCGGAAATTGAATAATGAAAATAAGAAAGTGGCAGTCCTACTTCAATTGTTTCTTATTGCTCTATTAGCGACATTAGCCAGCGAAATTCGTTTAGTGCCCTTTGAAGGAGAAACGTTTCGTTTTGGGTTAGGGGGTGTTGCTTTTTTTTTACTAATTTTGATTTGGCCTCCTGCTTCACTTATTTGGACTGGTATTGTTACAGGCGTCACAGTCGTTGGTTTTCGCTTATTTCTTGACTTTTCCCTCTATGAAATCCATATTTCTACAAGTTTTATTAATCATTGCTCCGCTTTTTTATTTTATTTACTCTATGCTCTTGGACTACATATAATTAAAGTTGAAAAATATAAAACATATCCTTTTATTTTAGGTGCTTGGGCATCTCTTTTTGAATTTATAGGGAATAGTGCAGAACAGTTGCTTAGGCATTTATTATTGCATCAAGCATTTTTGGGATTTACAGAATGGACAATCATTATTGGAGTTGCTTTGCTCCGAAGTTACTTTGTTGTTGGCTTATATGCATCTATAACGGTTTCGGAGCATAAGAAACGGATGCAGGAGATAGTAAAGGTAGGCTCAGAATTATATGGTGAAACCCTTTATTTACAAAAATCGATGAACCATATTGAAAAAATCACAGCAGAAAGCCACGATCTTTATCGAAAGTTAAGAAAGACAGAATCCCATGAGTTGAGTGTACAAGCGTTGCTTATCGCCCAAGAAATTCATGAGGTGAAGAAAGATTCGCAGCGAATTTTATCGGGGCTTTTGAAAATAGCTGAACAAAAAATAGAAACTATTTTTTTTCTTTCAGATGTGCTCAATCTTGTTGTTCATGCAAATGAAAACTATAGTGAACTTTTAAAGAAAAAAATTATAATTCATCGAACGATTACGATTGATTATGAAACGGAGCAGCAAATCCCGCTTCTTGCGTTATTAAATAATCTTGTAGCAAACGCAGTAGAAGCGATTGATTTAAAAGGGGAAATTTATATTGAAATAAAGCAGGATTCAGCCAATACTAGTTTTATAATTGAGGATTCTGGTAAAGGCATTCGAAAAAAAGATTTACCAATTATTTTTGAAGCTGGCTATACAACAAAATTTAATGAAGAAGGAGTTGCTGCTACAGGAATTGGTTTATCCCATGTACAAGAGATTGTCCAGATGCTAAAAGGAAATATTGAAATTGACACAATGGAAATGGGAACTGTTTTTCGAATTTGTATACCAACTGAAATGTTACGAAAGAGAGTTGAGTAG
- a CDS encoding response regulator, which produces MRYYIIDDDKASRTMLKNIIIDGELGVVIGEAESGVKSLKPIKAMHPDIVLIDFLMPELDGIETIEQLKKEGFQGQFIMISQVVNKEMVAEAYEKGVEFFIHKPINSVEVKSILGKVSEQLRLRNSLLTIQESLTNIGLDKSKKLRTVREIVLSILSDMGISGETGSDDIVSIIEFLMNQDDSSVQLPPLKDLYEAIAMKMKSEHADIVKESKAMEQRIRRTILAAIHNLASIGVIDYTNAEFEYYAPRYFDLKEVRKQMINIEEGKFEQVKVKINIRKFVQVLYLETMKKLNQE; this is translated from the coding sequence CTGCGCTATTATATTATAGATGATGATAAGGCTAGTAGAACGATGTTGAAAAACATAATTATAGATGGTGAACTTGGCGTCGTCATTGGTGAGGCTGAAAGTGGCGTCAAAAGTCTTAAGCCGATTAAAGCGATGCACCCCGACATTGTATTGATTGATTTTTTAATGCCCGAATTGGACGGAATCGAAACGATTGAACAGTTGAAAAAGGAAGGTTTTCAAGGTCAATTTATTATGATTTCTCAAGTCGTGAATAAAGAGATGGTGGCAGAAGCTTATGAAAAAGGGGTGGAGTTTTTCATCCATAAGCCTATTAACAGCGTTGAAGTTAAGAGCATATTGGGTAAGGTTTCTGAACAACTGCGATTAAGAAACTCTTTACTAACGATTCAAGAATCACTAACAAATATTGGCTTGGACAAAAGTAAAAAGCTAAGAACAGTGAGAGAAATTGTCCTTTCTATTTTAAGTGATATGGGAATTTCTGGTGAGACAGGAAGTGACGATATTGTTTCCATTATTGAATTCTTAATGAATCAGGATGATAGTAGCGTTCAATTGCCTCCTCTAAAAGATTTGTATGAAGCAATTGCAATGAAAATGAAATCTGAACATGCGGATATAGTAAAGGAAAGTAAAGCAATGGAACAGCGTATTCGGAGAACTATTCTTGCGGCAATTCATAATTTAGCTTCAATCGGGGTCATTGACTATACGAATGCAGAGTTTGAGTATTATGCCCCGCGTTATTTTGACCTAAAAGAGGTAAGAAAACAGATGATAAATATTGAAGAAGGAAAGTTCGAGCAAGTAAAAGTGAAAATTAACATTCGTAAATTCGTACAAGTGCTGTATCTTGAAACAATGAAAAAACTTAATCAAGAATAA